From Mucilaginibacter rubeus, a single genomic window includes:
- a CDS encoding RNA-binding S4 domain-containing protein, with translation MGEKEKLRIDKYLWAIRVFKTRTLASDACKAGRIKLDGKNIKPSYEVKIGDVYHVAKGIERKVVKVTGLLENRVDAKTAVNFYEDITPVEQTQAFKSMFHAPVLKRDRGTGRPTKLERREIDDLKDNFFEEQEEENQD, from the coding sequence ATGGGCGAAAAAGAGAAGCTAAGAATAGATAAATACTTGTGGGCCATTCGTGTTTTTAAAACCCGTACGCTGGCCTCTGATGCCTGCAAAGCCGGGCGCATAAAATTGGATGGTAAAAACATCAAACCATCATACGAGGTGAAAATTGGTGATGTTTATCACGTTGCCAAAGGTATTGAACGTAAAGTGGTAAAGGTAACCGGCCTGCTCGAGAACCGGGTTGATGCCAAAACCGCTGTGAATTTTTATGAAGATATAACCCCGGTTGAGCAAACTCAGGCATTTAAATCCATGTTCCATGCTCCGGTACTGAAACGCGACCGCGGCACCGGCCGCCCTACCAAGCTTGAAAGGCGTGAGATTGATGACTTGAAAGATAACTTTTTTGAAGAGCAGGAAGAAGAGAACCAGGATTAA
- a CDS encoding nucleoside deaminase, with product MENTAHEKFMRIAIELAEDNVKRGIGGPFGAVIVKDGMIIARSANRVVPTNDPTAHAEVSVIRLACQELGTYNLAGCEIYTSCEPCPMCLGAIYWARIDKIYYANTKADAAAIGFDDHFIYDELGCTMEKRRVPFVQILREEAQTAFKLWETTEHKEHY from the coding sequence ATGGAAAACACGGCACACGAAAAATTTATGCGCATAGCCATTGAGCTGGCCGAAGACAATGTAAAGCGCGGCATAGGCGGCCCTTTTGGGGCTGTTATAGTTAAAGATGGTATGATTATAGCCCGCAGCGCCAACCGTGTTGTACCCACTAATGATCCTACCGCGCATGCCGAAGTTTCGGTGATTCGCCTGGCTTGCCAGGAGTTGGGGACCTATAATTTAGCCGGCTGTGAAATTTATACCAGCTGCGAACCTTGCCCTATGTGCCTGGGCGCTATTTACTGGGCCCGCATTGATAAAATTTACTACGCCAATACAAAAGCGGATGCCGCTGCCATAGGCTTCGACGATCATTTTATTTATGACGAACTGGGCTGCACTATGGAAAAACGCAGGGTACCTTTTGTACAAATACTCAGGGAGGAAGCACAAACCGCCTTTAAGCTTTGGGAAACTACCGAGCATAAGGAACATTATTAA
- a CDS encoding aspartyl protease family protein, whose protein sequence is MIISVPLEIIDLHGDGFHPLIEVTLFGKAFTMVLDTGASKTAFDQTSLTEANETMNILATEKLSTGLGTNTMESFTATVSDMYIGELPIAELEAAVLDLSTINMAYEQMGHPRVLGVLGGDILMKYKAVIDYGRKTLTLKTRAFQKPKLKIVS, encoded by the coding sequence ATGATTATATCTGTTCCTTTAGAAATCATCGATCTGCATGGCGATGGTTTTCATCCGCTGATTGAAGTCACCTTGTTTGGCAAAGCCTTTACCATGGTGCTGGATACAGGCGCATCTAAAACCGCTTTTGATCAAACATCGTTAACAGAAGCTAACGAAACCATGAACATATTAGCCACCGAGAAACTCTCAACCGGCCTTGGTACTAATACAATGGAATCGTTCACCGCAACGGTAAGTGACATGTACATTGGCGAACTGCCCATCGCCGAACTTGAAGCCGCAGTGCTTGACCTTTCTACTATCAATATGGCTTATGAACAGATGGGTCATCCACGGGTATTAGGCGTTTTGGGCGGCGATATTTTAATGAAATACAAAGCGGTTATTGACTATGGGCGGAAAACGTTGACGCTAAAAACCCGTGCATTTCAAAAGCCAAAGCTTAAAATAGTTAGTTAA
- a CDS encoding PEGA domain-containing protein translates to MMKNIKKLLFVLLLLPVACKKPTEDLKIVVDTDIIKYTALIHVTDASNPEVVLKSGTLSVSGDNADDIYEISGNKQLNISNGVITIGPGPAAVPVAGKPETYSVQVKVPGYNTATKSITFTADQKQQVINVALSKTGSVNSIPVTQKPLPVYDAVSLNFTGTCSSRPDLVIRPSMYVFFRETGSGAAYQYLGYMESGNMTVTALEKGKTYDFQVTYDGQNYGTTQQINNESESLTINMGSAICNNF, encoded by the coding sequence ATGATGAAAAATATAAAGAAATTGCTTTTTGTATTATTGCTGCTACCGGTGGCCTGTAAAAAGCCAACGGAAGATCTTAAAATAGTAGTAGATACTGACATAATAAAATATACCGCGCTTATCCATGTCACCGATGCCTCAAACCCCGAAGTGGTGCTCAAAAGCGGCACTTTAAGCGTAAGCGGTGATAATGCCGACGATATTTATGAAATATCGGGTAATAAGCAGTTAAACATTAGTAATGGTGTAATTACCATTGGTCCTGGGCCTGCGGCTGTACCTGTAGCGGGCAAGCCTGAAACTTATTCGGTCCAGGTAAAAGTACCGGGTTACAACACCGCTACTAAATCGATAACTTTTACGGCCGATCAAAAGCAGCAGGTAATAAATGTTGCCTTGTCTAAAACAGGTTCGGTTAACAGTATTCCCGTTACGCAGAAACCGCTGCCGGTTTATGATGCGGTTAGTTTAAACTTTACCGGCACCTGCTCCTCAAGGCCCGACCTGGTAATACGCCCGAGTATGTATGTGTTTTTCAGGGAAACAGGCTCCGGCGCGGCTTATCAATATCTTGGATATATGGAAAGTGGTAATATGACTGTTACTGCATTGGAGAAAGGGAAGACCTATGATTTTCAGGTTACTTACGATGGCCAGAATTACGGTACTACCCAACAAATCAACAATGAAAGCGAAAGCCTGACTATAAATATGGGATCGGCTATTTGTAATAATTTTTAA
- a CDS encoding BamA/TamA family outer membrane protein — MTKHLKYILLSSCVLLSACSTTKFLAPGQKLYTGGEVVIKDSVLKKSEKNALSEELGALLRPVPNSTILGMRFKLWLYFKTKTNKTKGLAHWLNKKGEPPVLITSVNLDQNSKILQNRLQNESYFQAQVSGDTVSKKPTSKVAKAVYTAVTGPGYKIRKVVFPPGNRTIDTAVTGTSAKTLLKVGDKYNLDVIKTERLRIDARLKEEGFYYFSPEDLIMHVDSTIAGHQVDIFVAVKNETPGRAQNIYTINNIYVYPSYSLRDTSLMKDKAVFYKWYNIVERRNTVHTYTFANTVLMRPGQVYNRTAHNNSLNRFINLGPYKFVKNRFEDVSADSSKLDVYYFLTQYKKKSLSLDVLGRTTSANFTGTQVNLNWLNRNAFKGAESLKITLFGSTDVQAGGQNSGYNVYQAGIQTTLSWPRFIGPIYPKAADAYIPHTNLSLGYSIVNRQKLYNLNSYNLSFGYQWRETEHRSHELNLINFQFVNPLSVSDEYKASINPANGPVNPALKHVIDKQFILGPSYSYTFTNTNEDYRTNTFYYNGKITLSNNIYGLVTGADSAGGKPKKLFGAIFNQFVKLENEIRYFHKTGPNSTIATRFIVGVGLPYGNSTQLPYSQQFFIGGPNSLRGFRARAIGPGSFDPQTGVGTGGFLADESGDIKIEANVEYRPKLFSIVRGALFVDAGNIWLLHSNSQQPGAVFSNKFYNDFAVDCGFGLRFDLTVLVLRTDLGIPLRTPYVRANEPRWDFNFNRSVFNLAIGYPF; from the coding sequence ATGACCAAACATTTAAAATATATATTGCTTTCATCATGTGTTTTACTGAGTGCCTGCAGTACCACTAAGTTTTTGGCGCCGGGCCAAAAGTTATACACAGGCGGCGAGGTAGTGATCAAAGATTCGGTTTTGAAAAAGAGCGAAAAGAACGCCCTTAGCGAAGAACTTGGCGCTTTATTACGACCTGTACCCAATAGTACCATATTAGGAATGCGTTTTAAATTATGGCTGTACTTTAAAACTAAAACCAATAAAACTAAAGGCCTTGCCCACTGGCTTAATAAAAAAGGAGAACCTCCTGTGCTTATCACTTCTGTAAACCTCGATCAAAACAGCAAGATCCTCCAAAACAGGCTGCAAAATGAAAGCTATTTCCAGGCACAGGTAAGCGGAGATACAGTAAGCAAAAAACCGACATCAAAAGTTGCCAAGGCGGTTTATACGGCAGTAACCGGACCGGGCTACAAAATCAGGAAGGTAGTATTCCCGCCGGGTAACAGAACTATCGATACCGCAGTTACAGGAACATCGGCAAAAACACTGTTAAAGGTTGGTGATAAATACAATCTTGATGTGATCAAAACAGAGCGCCTGCGCATTGACGCAAGGTTGAAGGAAGAAGGCTTTTACTACTTCTCGCCCGAAGACTTGATCATGCACGTGGATAGTACCATAGCCGGGCACCAGGTTGATATATTTGTGGCTGTAAAAAATGAGACCCCTGGGCGCGCGCAAAATATTTATACCATCAACAACATTTACGTTTATCCAAGCTACTCATTAAGGGATACTTCGCTGATGAAGGATAAAGCCGTTTTTTATAAATGGTATAATATTGTTGAGCGCCGCAATACGGTGCATACCTATACTTTTGCCAATACAGTGTTGATGCGTCCTGGTCAGGTTTATAACCGTACCGCGCATAACAACTCACTTAACCGCTTCATTAACCTCGGCCCTTACAAATTTGTAAAAAACAGGTTTGAGGATGTATCTGCCGATTCATCAAAACTGGATGTTTACTACTTTTTAACTCAATACAAAAAGAAATCACTCTCGCTTGATGTGCTGGGTCGCACAACATCGGCCAACTTTACCGGTACGCAGGTAAACCTTAACTGGCTTAACCGTAATGCCTTTAAAGGAGCAGAATCTTTAAAAATAACGCTTTTTGGAAGTACCGACGTACAAGCGGGCGGACAAAACTCCGGTTATAATGTGTACCAGGCAGGTATTCAAACCACACTTTCCTGGCCCCGCTTTATAGGGCCGATATATCCTAAAGCGGCTGATGCCTATATTCCGCATACAAACTTAAGCCTGGGCTACTCCATTGTAAACCGTCAAAAGCTGTACAACTTAAATTCCTATAACCTATCATTTGGTTACCAATGGCGCGAGACTGAACACCGTTCGCACGAGCTTAACCTCATCAACTTTCAGTTCGTAAATCCGCTAAGCGTATCTGATGAATATAAGGCAAGTATTAATCCGGCTAATGGCCCGGTCAATCCTGCTTTAAAACACGTTATCGACAAGCAATTTATATTAGGCCCAAGCTACAGCTACACCTTTACCAATACCAATGAGGATTATCGTACCAACACATTTTATTACAATGGAAAGATCACCCTCTCCAACAATATATATGGCTTAGTAACCGGAGCCGATAGCGCGGGCGGCAAGCCCAAAAAACTTTTCGGAGCTATATTTAACCAGTTTGTAAAGCTGGAAAACGAAATCAGGTATTTTCATAAAACCGGACCAAACAGTACTATAGCTACAAGATTTATAGTAGGCGTTGGTTTACCTTATGGCAACTCCACACAGTTACCATACAGTCAGCAGTTTTTCATAGGCGGACCAAACAGCTTACGTGGTTTTAGGGCAAGGGCTATAGGACCAGGTTCATTTGATCCGCAAACCGGTGTAGGTACCGGTGGTTTCCTGGCAGATGAATCGGGCGATATCAAAATAGAAGCTAACGTTGAATACAGGCCTAAACTGTTCAGTATTGTACGGGGTGCATTATTTGTTGATGCAGGTAACATTTGGTTGCTGCACTCAAATAGCCAACAACCCGGAGCAGTGTTCAGCAATAAATTTTATAATGATTTCGCTGTCGACTGTGGTTTTGGTTTAAGGTTTGATTTAACGGTACTGGTGTTACGTACCGATCTGGGTATCCCCTTACGTACACCATATGTACGTGCCAATGAACCACGTTGGGATTTTAACTTTAACCGCAGCGTATTTAACCTCGCTATCGGGTATCCGTTCTAA
- a CDS encoding 2,3,4,5-tetrahydropyridine-2,6-dicarboxylate N-succinyltransferase — protein sequence MQDLKKLIEEAWEDRNLLNYNEYTNAIETVIDRLDKGEIRVAEPIGSRWHVNEWIKKAVVLYFPTRQMEEIKTGPFVFHDKMKLKTDYKQTGVRVVPHGIARYGAHLAKGVIMMPSYVNIGAYVDEGTMVDTWATVGSCAQIGKHVHLSGGVGIGGVLEPLQAAPVIIEDNCFLGSRAIVVEGVHVEHEAVLGANVVLTASTKIIDVTHSTPIEYKGRVPARSVVIPGSYTKKFAAGEYQVPCALIIGTRKESTDKKTSLNDALRENNVAV from the coding sequence ATGCAAGATCTCAAAAAACTGATTGAAGAGGCCTGGGAGGACAGGAACCTGCTTAACTACAATGAATATACCAACGCCATCGAAACCGTTATAGACCGGTTGGATAAAGGCGAAATCCGTGTGGCCGAACCAATTGGCTCACGCTGGCATGTAAATGAGTGGATTAAAAAGGCGGTTGTTCTGTATTTCCCAACCAGGCAGATGGAAGAAATTAAAACCGGTCCTTTTGTTTTTCATGACAAAATGAAACTCAAAACCGATTACAAACAAACCGGTGTCCGTGTGGTACCTCACGGTATTGCCCGTTACGGAGCTCACCTGGCTAAAGGTGTTATCATGATGCCATCGTATGTAAACATCGGCGCTTATGTTGATGAAGGTACCATGGTTGATACCTGGGCTACTGTTGGTTCATGTGCGCAGATTGGCAAACATGTCCACTTAAGTGGTGGTGTTGGTATTGGTGGTGTTTTAGAGCCATTACAAGCTGCTCCTGTTATTATTGAAGATAACTGCTTTTTAGGTTCACGCGCCATTGTTGTTGAAGGCGTACATGTTGAACACGAAGCAGTATTAGGTGCAAACGTGGTATTAACAGCATCAACCAAAATTATTGATGTTACCCACAGCACTCCTATTGAGTATAAAGGCCGTGTACCTGCCCGCTCGGTAGTAATTCCGGGATCATACACCAAAAAATTTGCTGCTGGTGAATACCAGGTGCCTTGTGCCCTGATCATCGGTACGCGTAAGGAGTCAACCGATAAAAAAACGTCGTTGAATGACGCCCTGCGTGAAAATAACGTAGCGGTTTAA
- a CDS encoding OmpH family outer membrane protein has product MKTSASVLTKLTLGLAIAGSIAACSQNKTADKPAAASTTATPDKETIVFVNSDSLLNKYDYFKDLSKRLEDKGKASQTDLQNRGQAFQRQVAEYQKNQATMPADQRQATEQQLQRKQQELQTYSQNAGAEFQNEQAAENAKLYDKIADFVKAYAKEKGYKMVLTFSKANPTVLYGDPSLDVTLDVAKRLNDAYAKDKK; this is encoded by the coding sequence ATGAAAACCAGTGCTTCAGTTTTAACCAAACTCACCTTAGGATTAGCCATTGCAGGCAGCATTGCCGCTTGTAGCCAAAATAAAACTGCCGATAAACCGGCTGCTGCTTCAACTACAGCAACACCCGATAAAGAAACTATCGTTTTTGTAAATTCAGATTCTTTACTGAACAAATACGATTACTTTAAAGATCTTTCAAAACGTTTGGAAGATAAAGGCAAAGCTTCACAAACTGATTTGCAAAACCGCGGCCAGGCTTTTCAACGCCAGGTTGCTGAGTACCAAAAAAACCAGGCTACCATGCCTGCCGATCAGCGTCAGGCTACAGAACAGCAGTTACAGCGTAAACAACAGGAACTGCAAACCTACTCACAAAATGCCGGTGCTGAGTTTCAAAACGAACAAGCTGCTGAGAATGCTAAGTTGTATGACAAAATCGCCGATTTTGTAAAAGCTTATGCTAAAGAAAAAGGCTATAAAATGGTATTAACTTTTTCAAAAGCTAACCCAACTGTATTATATGGCGATCCTTCTTTAGACGTCACGCTTGATGTTGCTAAACGCCTGAACGACGCTTACGCTAAAGACAAAAAATAA
- the gyrB gene encoding DNA topoisomerase (ATP-hydrolyzing) subunit B: protein MSEEIQDKSNYSADNIQVLEGLEAVRKRPSMYIGDTGVKGLHHLVYEVVDNSIDEALAGYCDDIKVTIHVGNSITVSDNGRGIPTGINTKEGKSALEIVMTVLHAGGKFDKDTYKVSGGLHGVGVSCVNALSTHVATVVHREGKIFTQEYERGKPMFDVKEIGVSDKTGTIQTFQPDPEIFTTTTEYKYDTLAGRLRELSFLNKGIRLSLTDERETLEDGTFRSEEFYSQGGLREFVKFLDGTRAPIIPEPIYVDGNKGGIPVELALQYNDTYSENVFSYVNNINTIEGGTHVAGFRRGLTRTLKAYADKEGLLKNVKVEISGDDFREGLTAVVSVKVAEPQFEGQTKTKLGNNEVMGAVDVAVGEILGNYLEENPKEARLIVNKVILAATARAAARKAREMVQRKSVMTGSGLPGKLSDCANSDPTLCELFLVEGDSAGGTAKQGRNREYQAILPLRGKILNVEKAMEHKIYENEEIKNMFTGLGVSRGTPEDDKALNMTKLRYHKIIIMTDADVDGSHITTLILTFFFRYMKELVEAGYVYIASPPLYQVKKGKEHEYCWNDVQRDAAIQRLKGSGKEDSVHVQRYKGLGEMNDIQLWDTTMNPETRTLKRATIENAAECDHTFSMLMGDEVAPRREFIERNAKYAKIDS from the coding sequence ATGAGCGAAGAAATTCAGGATAAATCCAATTATTCAGCAGATAACATACAGGTTTTAGAGGGTTTAGAGGCGGTGCGCAAGCGTCCGTCGATGTACATTGGTGATACAGGCGTTAAAGGTTTGCACCACCTTGTATATGAAGTAGTTGATAACTCTATCGACGAAGCTCTTGCCGGTTATTGCGATGATATAAAAGTTACTATACATGTTGGCAATTCCATAACCGTATCTGATAACGGTCGTGGTATTCCTACGGGTATTAATACAAAAGAAGGTAAATCGGCGCTTGAAATTGTAATGACTGTTTTGCACGCCGGTGGTAAATTTGACAAGGATACCTACAAAGTATCGGGTGGTTTGCACGGTGTGGGTGTAAGTTGCGTTAACGCGCTATCTACGCATGTTGCTACTGTTGTTCACCGTGAGGGCAAGATCTTTACCCAGGAATATGAGCGCGGTAAGCCAATGTTTGATGTTAAGGAGATTGGTGTATCTGATAAAACAGGTACTATCCAAACCTTTCAGCCGGATCCGGAAATTTTTACCACTACTACCGAGTATAAATACGATACACTGGCCGGCCGTTTGCGTGAGCTTTCGTTCCTGAACAAAGGTATCCGCCTGAGCTTAACTGATGAGCGCGAAACCCTGGAAGACGGAACTTTCCGTTCGGAAGAGTTTTATTCACAAGGTGGTTTACGTGAGTTTGTTAAATTTTTGGACGGTACCCGTGCGCCCATCATTCCTGAACCTATTTATGTGGATGGTAATAAAGGCGGTATCCCGGTTGAGCTTGCTTTACAATATAACGATACCTACAGTGAGAACGTTTTCTCATACGTAAATAACATCAACACCATTGAAGGTGGTACCCACGTAGCGGGTTTTCGCCGCGGTTTAACCCGTACTTTGAAAGCATATGCTGACAAGGAAGGTTTGCTGAAAAACGTAAAAGTTGAGATCAGTGGTGATGACTTCCGTGAAGGTTTAACGGCGGTAGTATCGGTAAAAGTTGCCGAGCCTCAGTTTGAAGGCCAAACCAAAACCAAATTGGGCAACAACGAGGTAATGGGGGCTGTTGACGTAGCCGTAGGCGAAATTTTAGGTAACTACCTTGAGGAAAACCCTAAAGAAGCGCGCCTTATTGTAAATAAAGTGATCCTTGCTGCTACTGCCCGTGCCGCCGCCCGTAAAGCGCGCGAAATGGTACAGCGCAAAAGCGTGATGACAGGCTCAGGTTTACCGGGTAAACTGTCGGATTGTGCCAATAGCGATCCAACCCTTTGCGAGTTATTCCTTGTCGAAGGTGACTCGGCGGGTGGTACCGCCAAACAGGGCCGTAACCGCGAGTACCAGGCTATTTTACCATTACGTGGTAAAATCCTGAACGTGGAGAAAGCCATGGAGCACAAGATTTATGAAAACGAGGAGATCAAGAACATGTTTACCGGTTTGGGCGTTAGCCGCGGTACACCTGAAGATGATAAAGCCCTTAACATGACCAAACTCCGTTACCACAAGATCATCATCATGACGGATGCCGACGTGGACGGTTCGCACATTACTACACTGATCCTTACTTTCTTCTTCCGTTATATGAAGGAGCTGGTTGAGGCCGGTTATGTATATATTGCTTCGCCGCCGCTTTACCAGGTTAAAAAAGGTAAGGAACATGAATACTGCTGGAATGATGTACAGCGTGATGCCGCTATTCAGCGTCTTAAAGGTTCTGGTAAGGAAGATAGTGTACACGTACAGCGCTACAAAGGTTTGGGTGAGATGAATGATATCCAGCTTTGGGATACTACCATGAACCCTGAAACCCGTACCCTGAAACGTGCTACCATTGAAAACGCCGCCGAGTGCGACCATACCTTCAGCATGCTGATGGGCGATGAGGTTGCTCCTCGCCGCGAGTTCATTGAGCGCAACGCCAAGTACGCTAAGATAGATTCGTAA